One window from the genome of Streptomyces sp. NBC_00708 encodes:
- a CDS encoding TetR/AcrR family transcriptional regulator gives MPEKRAARLHPDERRAQLVAIGVDMLADCSLDELSTDAVARRAGISRGLLFHYFDSKRDFYRSVVRQECDDFAAATEPDASLDPVPWMRAFIAGFVAYVTGRRKVYRALVRGAAGSHPAVEDIVEATRATLARRVEEGQRRLGMPQTPRLTLATRAWLAFAEEAVTSWPLEDPDALDELGAFLESGFVRLLGALDRPVTLSD, from the coding sequence ATGCCCGAGAAGCGAGCCGCGCGTCTGCACCCCGACGAGCGGAGGGCGCAATTGGTGGCGATTGGCGTGGACATGCTCGCCGATTGCTCCCTGGACGAGCTGTCCACCGACGCCGTGGCCCGCCGCGCCGGCATATCGAGGGGCCTGCTCTTCCACTACTTCGACTCCAAGCGCGACTTCTACCGGTCCGTGGTGCGCCAGGAGTGCGACGACTTCGCCGCCGCCACGGAACCGGACGCCTCGCTGGACCCCGTCCCCTGGATGCGCGCGTTCATCGCCGGTTTCGTCGCGTACGTGACCGGGCGCCGCAAGGTCTACCGCGCCCTCGTCCGGGGCGCCGCAGGCAGCCACCCCGCCGTCGAGGACATCGTCGAGGCCACCCGCGCCACCCTCGCCCGCCGGGTGGAGGAGGGGCAGCGGCGGCTCGGGATGCCGCAGACGCCCCGGCTGACCCTCGCCACCCGGGCCTGGCTCGCCTTCGCCGAGGAGGCCGTCACCAGCTGGCCGCTGGAGGACCCGGACGCCCTCGACGAGCTGGGCGCTTTCCTGGAATCCGGCTTCGTCCGCCTGCTGGGCGCCCTGGACCGGCCCGTCACGCTGTCCGACTAG
- a CDS encoding DNA methyltransferase, giving the protein MAAPAAAGSGEGPRGPLLDDLMPWSVRPLRTGRPWVTAPDAASLRTRWDRLVRASGEERERLFAPTRARTQLSAVAALPGRSGGTGRFARESGPCPEPVRVLHGPFDEQWLLPDHRLIDVARPELWRVADDHQLFLVEHGRVPNDPGPAVSVTALLPDGHSPAGRPGRVRPLYRRPGGLEPNLAPGLLPALRARYGETVTAESVLAWILAAARSSPAGCVVPLPADAARWADGVELGRELLRLQLRGARGAERPRLPGGQRPYVRAAVPPDPAPLSYDAEERVLGLGAGRVSPVPSGAWEFRVSGVRVLELWFERRTAAPGPAGLEAVRPPAWLQEWTSELLELITLLALLAELRPRQEELADALAAGPDTGVEELRATGVLPVAEAARRPASVLDHQEEGPDGQFALL; this is encoded by the coding sequence GTGGCAGCACCGGCAGCGGCCGGGTCCGGCGAGGGCCCGCGCGGCCCCCTCCTCGACGACCTCATGCCCTGGTCCGTACGCCCGCTGCGCACCGGGCGCCCCTGGGTGACCGCCCCCGACGCGGCGTCCCTCCGCACCCGCTGGGACCGGCTCGTACGGGCGTCCGGCGAGGAGCGCGAGCGGCTGTTCGCCCCGACCCGTGCCCGTACGCAGCTCAGCGCCGTGGCCGCGCTGCCCGGCCGGTCCGGTGGCACCGGCCGCTTCGCCCGCGAGTCGGGCCCGTGCCCGGAGCCGGTGCGGGTCCTGCACGGCCCGTTCGACGAACAGTGGCTGCTCCCCGACCACCGCCTGATCGACGTGGCCCGGCCCGAGCTGTGGCGGGTCGCCGACGACCATCAGCTCTTCCTCGTCGAGCACGGCCGGGTGCCGAACGATCCCGGCCCCGCCGTGTCGGTGACGGCGCTGCTCCCCGACGGCCACTCCCCCGCAGGGCGCCCCGGCCGCGTCCGCCCGCTGTACCGCCGCCCCGGCGGCCTCGAACCCAACCTCGCCCCGGGCCTGCTCCCGGCCCTGCGGGCGCGGTACGGGGAGACGGTCACCGCCGAGTCGGTGCTCGCCTGGATCCTGGCGGCGGCCCGCTCCTCACCGGCCGGCTGCGTGGTCCCGCTGCCGGCGGACGCCGCGCGCTGGGCGGACGGGGTGGAGCTGGGCCGTGAGCTGCTGCGGCTCCAGCTGCGCGGGGCGCGCGGGGCGGAGCGCCCCCGGCTGCCGGGCGGGCAGCGCCCCTATGTGCGGGCCGCCGTCCCGCCCGACCCGGCGCCGCTGTCGTACGACGCCGAGGAGCGGGTGCTGGGTCTCGGCGCCGGCCGCGTCTCCCCGGTGCCCTCCGGTGCGTGGGAGTTCCGGGTGAGCGGGGTGCGGGTGCTGGAGCTGTGGTTCGAGCGCCGGACGGCGGCTCCCGGGCCGGCGGGTCTGGAGGCCGTGCGTCCGCCCGCCTGGCTCCAGGAGTGGACCTCGGAGCTGCTGGAGCTGATCACGCTGCTCGCCCTGCTCGCCGAACTGCGGCCCCGGCAGGAGGAGCTGGCCGACGCGCTCGCGGCAGGGCCGGACACCGGCGTCGAGGAGCTGCGCGCGACGGGGGTGCTGCCGGTGGCGGAGGCGGCGCGGCGGCCCGCGTCGGTGCTGGACCACCAGGAGGAGGGCCCGGACGGGCAGTTCGCGCTGCTGTGA
- a CDS encoding right-handed parallel beta-helix repeat-containing protein, with protein MSWTRRLLVVLAALVAALLAAPAAQAHEERPVTLPDGTGSVPVHRTGEPDLLVCKTDRADFERRISGFPAALKARNLTLFERCRKSGYRHLQQAVDAVTGPGKNIAILPGLYEEEPSLPKPTGECARLKAPNSQLGYQILSYEQQAKCPHNQNLVAILGKKDLQIEGTGAARTDVVIDAKYRKLNAIRSDKSDGIYFKNFTAQRTTFNSLYVLAQDGFVIDDVLTRWNDEYGFLTFASDHGLYKNCESYGNGDSGIYPGSASDINDGYGYDVPRYSIEITGCHSHHSMVGYSGTAGDSVYVHDNEFDHNMGGASMDSAFPGHPGLPQNHARFERNLIHDNNADYYRYVADGTCAKPPAERGYEDGVVCPQISMPPGTGIITAGGNWNRYEDNWIYGQKRAAFFLSAVPAFIRGENALGKQTDTSHHNRYAGNHLGEDKNGKARPNGTDVWWDGQGDGNCWQSDTGASTPRSLPACGEKRGVVSGSTDRLVGEPVKLAQLLVCADYDVRARRLPAGCDWYGARGIERVEVQAALGIAVVLVLVGGVLWWRRLRDSRLATVASVIGLIGLGLDVAGSTMGLAATYVPALALLLTGLWWTGIGLALRPARPVFGWVTVVLGALTLLDALDKAVFMIPWIPLSPAWVRGLLGLVWVVWAVVAAARHGERGTEGAGGADDRGPDGADAPEPSPAAPSVPAPAAAPSVPAPAAKTDATAPEPEGDPS; from the coding sequence ATGTCGTGGACACGAAGACTTCTGGTGGTCCTGGCGGCGCTCGTCGCCGCCCTTCTCGCCGCCCCCGCCGCCCAGGCGCACGAGGAACGGCCGGTCACCCTGCCCGACGGCACCGGCAGCGTCCCCGTGCACCGCACCGGAGAGCCCGATCTCCTGGTCTGCAAGACCGACCGGGCCGACTTCGAGCGCCGGATCTCCGGATTCCCGGCCGCCCTGAAGGCCAGGAATCTGACGCTCTTCGAACGGTGCCGGAAGTCCGGCTACCGCCACCTCCAGCAGGCGGTCGACGCGGTCACGGGACCCGGGAAGAACATCGCGATCCTGCCCGGCCTCTACGAGGAGGAGCCCTCGCTGCCGAAGCCCACCGGGGAGTGCGCCCGGCTGAAGGCACCCAACTCCCAGCTCGGCTACCAGATCCTCAGCTACGAGCAGCAGGCGAAGTGCCCCCACAACCAGAACCTGGTGGCGATCCTCGGCAAGAAGGACCTCCAGATCGAGGGCACCGGCGCGGCGCGCACGGACGTCGTCATCGACGCCAAGTACCGCAAGCTCAACGCGATCCGCTCGGACAAGTCCGACGGGATCTACTTCAAGAACTTCACCGCCCAGCGCACCACCTTCAACTCGCTCTACGTCCTGGCCCAGGACGGCTTCGTCATCGACGACGTCCTGACCCGCTGGAACGACGAGTACGGCTTCCTGACCTTCGCCAGCGACCACGGGCTGTACAAGAACTGCGAGTCCTACGGCAACGGCGACTCCGGCATCTATCCGGGCAGCGCCTCCGACATCAACGACGGCTACGGCTACGACGTCCCGCGCTACTCGATCGAGATCACCGGCTGCCACAGCCACCACAGCATGGTCGGCTACTCCGGCACCGCCGGCGACTCCGTCTATGTCCACGACAACGAGTTCGACCACAACATGGGCGGCGCCTCGATGGACAGCGCTTTCCCCGGCCACCCCGGACTCCCGCAGAACCACGCCCGCTTCGAACGCAACCTGATCCACGACAACAACGCCGACTACTACCGCTACGTCGCCGACGGCACCTGCGCCAAGCCGCCCGCCGAGCGGGGGTACGAGGACGGGGTGGTCTGCCCGCAGATCTCCATGCCCCCGGGCACCGGCATCATCACCGCCGGCGGCAACTGGAACCGCTACGAGGACAACTGGATCTACGGCCAGAAACGCGCCGCCTTCTTCCTGAGCGCCGTCCCCGCCTTCATCCGCGGCGAGAACGCCCTCGGCAAGCAGACCGACACCTCGCACCACAACCGGTACGCCGGCAACCACCTCGGCGAGGACAAGAACGGCAAGGCGCGCCCCAACGGCACCGACGTCTGGTGGGACGGCCAGGGCGACGGCAACTGCTGGCAGTCCGACACCGGCGCCTCCACCCCGCGGTCCCTGCCCGCCTGCGGCGAGAAGCGGGGCGTGGTCTCCGGCTCCACCGACCGGCTCGTCGGCGAACCCGTCAAGCTCGCCCAGCTGCTGGTCTGCGCCGACTACGACGTACGGGCCCGCAGGCTGCCGGCCGGCTGCGACTGGTACGGGGCACGCGGTATCGAACGCGTCGAGGTCCAGGCCGCCCTGGGCATCGCCGTGGTCCTCGTGCTCGTCGGCGGGGTGCTGTGGTGGCGGCGGCTGCGGGACAGCCGGCTCGCGACCGTCGCGTCCGTCATCGGCCTCATCGGTCTCGGCCTGGACGTCGCCGGATCGACCATGGGCCTCGCCGCCACCTATGTGCCCGCCCTGGCGCTGCTGCTGACCGGGCTCTGGTGGACCGGCATCGGCCTGGCCCTGCGTCCGGCGCGCCCGGTGTTCGGCTGGGTGACCGTGGTGCTGGGCGCGCTGACGCTGCTCGACGCGCTGGACAAGGCCGTGTTCATGATCCCGTGGATCCCGCTGAGCCCGGCCTGGGTGCGCGGGCTGCTCGGCCTGGTCTGGGTCGTCTGGGCCGTCGTGGCCGCCGCCCGGCACGGGGAGCGGGGCACGGAGGGCGCCGGGGGCGCCGACGACAGGGGGCCGGACGGTGCGGACGCGCCGGAGCCCTCGCCCGCCGCCCCCTCCGTACCGGCGCCCGCCGCCGCTCCTTCCGTACCGGCGCCCGCCGCGAAGACCGACGCCACCGCACCGGAACCGGAAGGCGACCCCTCATGA
- the hmgA gene encoding homogentisate 1,2-dioxygenase: MGGNEQAKKTAEGLEYSSGFGNEHSSEAVPGALPHGRNSPQRAPLGLYAEQLSGSAFTEPRAHNHRSWLYRIRPSAAHPPFVRIGNAALRTAPFTETVPDPNRLRWDPLPDPLPGTDFVSGLWTLGGNGDAAQRSGMAVHLYHANTSMTDRVFSDSDGELLIVPQHGGLLLRTELGLLRAEPGHVALIPRGVRFRVELLDGTARGYVCENYGRPFVLPDLGPIGANGLANARDFLAPVAAYEEVERPVEVINKYCGNLWAATYDHSPLDVVAWHGNHTPYVYDLRRFNVIGSISYDHPDPSIFTVLTSPSDTPGLAGVDFVVFAPRWLVGEDTFRPPYFHRNVMSEYMGLIEGAYDAKTAGKGGFVPGGGSLHTMMSAHGPDRETFDRASAAELKPQKIDDGLAFMFETRWPVITTAQAATADHLQHGYDDVWQGLSRNFRP, translated from the coding sequence ATGGGCGGCAACGAGCAGGCGAAGAAGACGGCGGAGGGGCTTGAGTACTCCTCCGGCTTCGGCAATGAGCACAGCTCGGAAGCGGTGCCGGGAGCGCTCCCGCACGGGCGCAACTCCCCGCAGCGCGCCCCCCTGGGGCTGTACGCGGAGCAGCTGAGCGGTTCGGCGTTCACCGAGCCGCGCGCCCACAACCACCGCAGCTGGCTCTACCGCATCCGCCCCTCGGCGGCCCATCCCCCGTTCGTCCGCATCGGCAACGCCGCACTGCGCACCGCCCCGTTCACCGAGACCGTGCCCGACCCGAACCGGCTGCGCTGGGACCCGCTCCCGGACCCCCTGCCCGGCACAGACTTCGTCTCCGGCCTCTGGACCCTGGGCGGCAACGGCGACGCGGCGCAGCGCAGCGGCATGGCCGTGCACCTGTACCACGCCAACACGTCCATGACGGACCGGGTGTTCAGCGACAGCGACGGCGAGCTGCTGATCGTCCCCCAGCACGGCGGGCTCCTCCTGCGCACCGAACTGGGCCTGCTGCGCGCCGAGCCCGGCCATGTCGCCCTGATCCCGCGCGGAGTCCGCTTCCGCGTGGAGCTGCTCGACGGGACCGCGCGCGGGTACGTCTGCGAGAACTACGGCCGCCCGTTCGTCCTGCCGGACCTCGGCCCGATCGGCGCCAACGGCCTGGCCAACGCGCGGGACTTCCTGGCCCCGGTCGCCGCCTACGAGGAGGTGGAGCGGCCGGTCGAGGTGATCAACAAGTACTGCGGCAACCTCTGGGCCGCGACCTACGACCACTCCCCGCTCGATGTCGTCGCCTGGCACGGCAACCACACCCCGTACGTCTACGACCTGCGCCGTTTCAACGTCATCGGCTCGATCAGCTACGACCACCCGGACCCGTCGATCTTCACGGTGCTCACCTCGCCGTCGGACACGCCGGGCCTGGCCGGGGTCGACTTCGTGGTGTTCGCGCCGCGCTGGCTGGTCGGCGAGGACACCTTCCGTCCGCCGTACTTCCACCGCAACGTGATGAGCGAGTATATGGGCCTGATCGAGGGCGCGTACGACGCGAAGACGGCCGGAAAGGGCGGCTTCGTGCCCGGCGGCGGCTCGCTGCACACCATGATGTCGGCGCACGGCCCGGACCGGGAGACCTTCGACAGGGCGAGCGCGGCCGAGCTGAAGCCGCAGAAGATCGACGACGGTCTGGCCTTCATGTTCGAGACGCGCTGGCCGGTCATCACGACCGCGCAGGCGGCGACGGCGGACCATCTGCAGCACGGCTACGACGACGTGTGGCAGGGTCTGAGCCGCAACTTCAGGCCGTGA
- a CDS encoding GntR family transcriptional regulator, giving the protein MTPNITVDPDSGIAPYEQVRAQISEQARSGVLPVGHRLPTVRGFAEELGLAANTVAKAYRALEADGVIETRGRNGTFVAAAGDTADRHAAAAAREYAEQARRLGVSRARSLELAQDAVRAVFGD; this is encoded by the coding sequence GTGACCCCCAACATCACCGTGGACCCGGATTCCGGCATCGCTCCGTACGAGCAGGTGCGCGCGCAGATCTCCGAACAGGCCCGCTCCGGCGTGCTGCCGGTCGGTCACCGGCTCCCGACGGTACGCGGCTTCGCCGAGGAGCTGGGCCTCGCCGCCAACACGGTCGCCAAGGCGTACCGGGCGCTGGAGGCGGACGGCGTCATCGAGACCCGCGGCCGCAACGGCACGTTCGTCGCCGCCGCGGGCGACACCGCCGACCGCCATGCCGCCGCGGCGGCCCGGGAGTACGCGGAACAGGCCCGCCGCCTCGGCGTCTCCCGGGCCCGCTCCCTGGAACTGGCCCAGGACGCGGTGCGGGCGGTCTTCGGGGACTGA
- a CDS encoding TetR family transcriptional regulator — protein MEGVPHANTNLRRTPVQQRSAERLARILDACAELLDETGYEQLSTRAVAARAGVPIGSVYRFFSNKRSLADALARRNLDSYAERITARLTSIEPADWRGAIDAVLDEYLAMKRSVPGFALVDFGAPAPDEDPADDANQRVAGRLTELLAGQLGREADEDLLRAILVCVEAADALLKLAFRTDPSGDPAIVAETRVLIHAYLARRLD, from the coding sequence ATGGAAGGCGTGCCCCACGCGAACACGAACCTCCGCCGCACCCCGGTGCAGCAGCGCAGCGCCGAACGCCTCGCCCGCATTCTCGACGCCTGCGCCGAACTCCTCGACGAGACCGGCTACGAGCAGCTGTCCACCCGGGCGGTGGCCGCACGCGCCGGGGTGCCCATCGGTTCCGTCTACCGCTTCTTCTCCAACAAGCGGTCCCTCGCCGACGCGCTGGCCCGTCGCAACCTGGACAGCTACGCCGAGCGCATCACCGCCCGCCTGACCTCCATCGAACCGGCCGACTGGCGCGGCGCGATCGACGCCGTGCTCGACGAGTACCTGGCGATGAAGCGCTCCGTACCCGGCTTCGCCCTCGTCGACTTCGGTGCCCCCGCCCCCGACGAGGACCCGGCCGACGACGCCAACCAGCGGGTCGCGGGCCGGCTCACCGAACTCCTCGCGGGACAACTGGGCCGGGAGGCCGACGAGGACCTGCTGCGCGCCATCCTGGTCTGCGTGGAGGCGGCCGACGCGCTGCTCAAACTCGCCTTCCGCACCGATCCGTCCGGCGACCCCGCGATCGTCGCCGAGACCCGCGTACTCATCCACGCCTACCTCGCGCGAAGGCTCGACTGA
- a CDS encoding SGNH/GDSL hydrolase family protein, whose amino-acid sequence MKLSRLVAFSSSLLLGAVIALTGAATASAAPSVDYVALGDSYSSGVGSGSYIGSSGDCKRSTLAYPSLWAAAHSPASFSFTACSGARTGDVLASQLGPLNASTDLVSISIGGNDAGFSDVMTTCVLQSESTCLNRIATARSYVDTTLPGKLNSVYDAIEAKAPSAHVVVLGYPRFYKIGGSCVVGLSDKVRSAINGAADYLNAATAKRAADHGFSFGDVTSTFTGHEICSGSAWLHSLNWLNIGESYHPFAAGQSGGYLPVLNALD is encoded by the coding sequence GTGAAATTGTCCAGACTTGTGGCATTCTCGTCCTCGCTCCTGCTCGGCGCGGTCATCGCCCTGACCGGGGCGGCCACCGCGAGCGCCGCACCGTCCGTCGACTACGTCGCCCTCGGTGACTCGTACTCCTCGGGTGTCGGCTCCGGGAGCTACATCGGCTCCAGCGGTGACTGCAAGCGCAGCACCCTCGCCTATCCCTCCCTCTGGGCCGCCGCCCACTCGCCGGCCTCCTTCTCCTTCACGGCCTGTTCCGGGGCGCGCACCGGCGATGTGCTCGCCAGTCAGCTCGGACCGCTGAACGCCTCGACCGACCTCGTCTCGATCTCCATCGGCGGCAACGACGCCGGCTTCTCCGACGTCATGACGACCTGTGTGCTCCAGTCGGAGTCCACCTGCCTCAACCGCATCGCGACCGCCCGCAGCTACGTGGACACCACGCTGCCCGGCAAGCTGAACTCGGTGTACGACGCGATCGAGGCCAAGGCGCCCTCCGCCCACGTCGTCGTCCTCGGCTACCCGCGCTTCTACAAGATCGGCGGCAGCTGCGTCGTCGGGCTCAGCGACAAGGTGCGCAGCGCCATCAACGGCGCCGCCGACTACCTCAACGCCGCCACCGCCAAGCGCGCGGCCGACCACGGATTCAGCTTCGGTGACGTCACCAGCACGTTCACCGGGCACGAGATCTGCTCGGGAAGCGCCTGGCTGCACAGCCTCAACTGGCTGAACATCGGCGAGTCCTACCACCCCTTCGCCGCCGGGCAGTCCGGTGGCTACCTGCCGGTCCTGAACGCGCTCGACTAG
- a CDS encoding cupredoxin domain-containing protein, producing the protein MNRARPARTALALLTAAVLALGAGACGGRATTHHKPGTSHAEDTGSNGRLLKADDGNGHRLRQVDAEGAPGVSVAVRPDSEDGWNVHLTVRDFRFTPDSVGGAALAGRGHAQLFLDGHPLARVYGAWFHLPESLLRAAGGGTRLTAGLYADDHTAWAVGSTPVRAAATLTEAAASADPDATTIDVAVKDGKVTPAPGRTEIKKGRTVRLRVRSDRDDTLHVHGYDKEAKLPAGRTVTVTFTADRTGLFEVETHGSDLLLTQLAVR; encoded by the coding sequence ATGAACCGCGCCCGCCCCGCCCGTACCGCCCTCGCCCTGCTCACCGCCGCCGTCCTCGCCCTCGGCGCGGGCGCCTGCGGGGGCAGGGCCACCACCCACCACAAGCCCGGCACCAGCCACGCCGAGGACACCGGCAGCAACGGCCGCCTCCTGAAGGCCGACGACGGCAACGGCCACCGGCTCCGCCAGGTCGACGCCGAAGGAGCGCCCGGGGTGAGCGTCGCCGTCCGGCCCGACTCGGAGGACGGCTGGAACGTCCACCTCACCGTGCGCGACTTCCGGTTCACCCCGGACAGCGTGGGCGGCGCCGCGCTCGCCGGACGCGGCCACGCCCAGCTCTTCCTGGACGGCCACCCGCTGGCCCGGGTCTACGGCGCCTGGTTCCACCTCCCCGAGTCGCTGCTCCGGGCGGCCGGGGGCGGCACCCGGCTCACCGCCGGGCTGTATGCCGACGACCACACCGCCTGGGCCGTCGGCTCCACCCCGGTCAGGGCCGCCGCCACCCTGACCGAGGCCGCCGCGAGCGCCGACCCCGACGCCACCACGATCGACGTGGCCGTCAAGGACGGCAAGGTCACCCCCGCACCCGGCCGCACCGAGATCAAGAAGGGCCGCACGGTGCGCCTGCGGGTGCGCAGCGACCGCGACGACACCCTGCACGTCCACGGCTACGACAAGGAGGCGAAGCTGCCCGCCGGGCGGACCGTCACGGTCACCTTCACCGCCGACCGCACCGGCCTCTTCGAGGTGGAGACCCATGGGTCGGACCTCCTGCTGACCCAGCTCGCCGTCCGGTGA
- a CDS encoding GntR family transcriptional regulator, giving the protein MQENQVPQPAPNSPAPGGGAFAPDSLVLNRKLPLWYQVSQSLRASILGRSPDATLRLPTEEQLAAHYGVSVLTMRQALKELETEGLISRHRRRGTFIEPRARRGSPVRLLGSIDAIVAQQSGERSTLLDHGPVPVPGEVAEHFPGCAEVVGYRRLRCEEASGEPTNWAQNWVHPEVAAGLDPADLDRWPMTKVLRDRVGVPISRITDTVEARLADPATAELLGVPLLSPILYYTGVTYDEDGRVVDVAQIRYRGDRFSFSVTVDAH; this is encoded by the coding sequence ATGCAGGAGAACCAGGTGCCGCAGCCCGCTCCGAACAGCCCCGCGCCCGGGGGCGGCGCCTTCGCGCCCGACTCGCTGGTCCTGAACCGCAAGCTGCCGCTGTGGTACCAGGTCTCGCAGTCGCTGCGGGCGTCGATACTCGGCCGCTCCCCCGACGCGACACTCCGGCTGCCCACCGAGGAGCAGCTCGCGGCGCACTACGGGGTCAGCGTCCTCACCATGCGCCAGGCGCTGAAGGAGCTGGAGACGGAGGGCCTGATCAGCCGGCACCGGCGGCGCGGCACGTTCATCGAGCCGCGCGCCCGCCGGGGCTCGCCGGTCCGGCTGCTCGGCTCGATCGACGCGATCGTCGCCCAGCAGTCGGGCGAGCGCAGCACCCTGCTCGACCACGGCCCGGTGCCGGTGCCGGGCGAGGTGGCCGAGCACTTCCCGGGCTGCGCCGAGGTCGTCGGCTACCGCAGGCTGCGGTGCGAGGAGGCGAGCGGCGAGCCGACCAACTGGGCGCAGAACTGGGTGCACCCGGAGGTGGCGGCGGGCCTGGACCCGGCCGACCTCGACCGGTGGCCGATGACCAAGGTGCTGCGCGACCGGGTCGGCGTCCCGATCTCCCGGATCACCGACACGGTCGAGGCCCGCCTCGCCGACCCGGCCACCGCCGAACTGCTGGGCGTCCCGCTGCTGAGCCCGATCCTGTACTACACGGGCGTGACGTACGACGAGGACGGCCGGGTGGTCGACGTGGCGCAGATCCGCTACCGGGGCGACCGGTTCTCGTTCTCGGTGACGGTGGACGCGCACTGA
- a CDS encoding ABC transporter ATP-binding protein: protein MTRAITLHNVSKAYGRSPRAVDRLSLSIDPGEFVVLLGPSGCGKSTVLRMIAGLEDTTEGEVLLDGEPANHLTPRERGMAMVFQNFALYPTMTNRANIGFPLKLENPRQDHNERIENTARMLGIERILDRLPGQLSGGERQRVAMGRAISRQPSAFLMDEPLSNLDAKLRNHLRAEIAQLTKELGVTTVYVTHDQAEAMSLGHRVAVMRGGVLQQVSPPREVYALPENVFVAAFIGTPRINLLQAVVHAPLEGRMSIDLGRQRLPLPEPLSPDHQLLRIQQGRPVIVGLRSEAVRIAPPSQARPGEVALSGIVEHVEYQGHEALVHLNTGSRPAVVPELESARADRGSVRRRRGGQGGTGVLERIKERATTYVGGSVAVLEAPETDDLPAGVHSPDRPAVTASDLVVRTGPDMMLRTGGQVPLLVDLAHLYVFDHQGRRICPLPKDVPGLDM from the coding sequence ATGACTCGCGCCATCACTCTGCACAACGTCAGCAAGGCGTACGGACGGTCCCCGCGCGCCGTCGACCGTCTCTCGCTCTCCATCGACCCGGGCGAGTTCGTCGTCCTGCTGGGCCCCTCCGGGTGCGGCAAGTCGACCGTGCTCCGCATGATCGCCGGCCTGGAGGACACCACCGAGGGCGAGGTCCTGCTCGACGGTGAACCGGCCAACCACCTCACCCCGCGCGAACGCGGGATGGCCATGGTCTTCCAGAACTTCGCGCTCTACCCGACCATGACCAACCGGGCCAACATCGGCTTCCCGCTGAAGCTGGAGAACCCGCGCCAGGACCACAACGAGCGCATCGAGAACACCGCCAGGATGCTCGGGATCGAGCGCATCCTCGACCGGCTCCCCGGTCAGCTCTCCGGCGGCGAGCGCCAGCGGGTCGCCATGGGGCGGGCGATCTCGCGCCAGCCGTCCGCCTTCCTCATGGACGAACCGCTCTCCAACCTCGACGCGAAGCTCCGCAACCACCTGCGCGCCGAGATAGCCCAGCTCACCAAGGAACTCGGTGTCACCACCGTCTACGTGACCCACGACCAGGCCGAGGCCATGTCGCTGGGCCACCGGGTCGCGGTGATGCGCGGTGGTGTTCTCCAGCAGGTCAGCCCGCCGCGCGAGGTGTACGCCCTGCCGGAGAACGTGTTCGTCGCCGCGTTCATCGGAACCCCGAGGATCAACCTCCTCCAGGCCGTCGTGCACGCGCCCCTGGAGGGCCGGATGTCGATCGACCTGGGCCGCCAGCGCCTCCCGCTGCCCGAACCGCTCAGCCCCGACCACCAGTTGCTGCGCATCCAGCAGGGCCGCCCGGTCATCGTCGGACTGCGCTCGGAGGCGGTCCGGATCGCCCCGCCCAGCCAGGCCCGGCCGGGGGAGGTCGCGCTCAGCGGGATCGTCGAGCACGTCGAGTACCAGGGCCACGAGGCGTTGGTCCACCTCAACACCGGCTCACGGCCCGCCGTGGTCCCGGAGCTGGAATCGGCCCGCGCCGACCGGGGCTCCGTGCGCAGGCGGCGCGGCGGCCAGGGCGGTACGGGGGTACTGGAGCGGATCAAGGAGCGCGCCACCACGTACGTCGGCGGCTCCGTCGCCGTGCTGGAGGCGCCGGAGACGGACGATCTGCCGGCCGGCGTGCACAGCCCGGACCGCCCCGCCGTCACCGCCAGCGACCTCGTCGTGCGGACCGGGCCCGACATGATGCTGCGCACCGGCGGCCAGGTGCCGCTCCTGGTCGACCTGGCGCACCTGTACGTCTTCGACCACCAGGGCCGCCGCATCTGCCCGCTGCCGAAGGACGTCCCCGGCCTGGACATGTAG